From Panthera tigris isolate Pti1 chromosome D3, P.tigris_Pti1_mat1.1, whole genome shotgun sequence, one genomic window encodes:
- the DSG3 gene encoding LOW QUALITY PROTEIN: desmoglein-3 (The sequence of the model RefSeq protein was modified relative to this genomic sequence to represent the inferred CDS: substituted 1 base at 1 genomic stop codon): MTWLLFRTSRALAMLMVLLLVHGELRIETKGQHGEDETALQGKRRYKREWVKFAKPCREREDNSKRNPIAKITSDFQATQKITYRISGMGIDQPPFGIFVVDKNTGEINITAIVDREETPSFQITCHALNALGQDVEKPLILTVKILDVNDNPPVFSQSTFMGEIEENSASNSLVMILNATDADEPNHLNSKIAFKIVSQEPAGTPMFLLSRHTGEVRTLTNSLDREQVSSYHLVVSGADKDGEGLSTQCECSIKVKDVNDNFPMFRESQYSVQIEENTLSSELIRFQVTDWDEEFTDNWLAVYFFTSGNEGNWFEIQTDPRTNEGILKVVKALDYEQLQNVQLGIAVKNKAEFHQSVISQYRVQSTPVMVKVLNVKEGIMFHPASKTFTVQKGISTKKLVNYVLGTYQAMDEDTRKAASYVKYIMGRNDGGLLFIDPKTAQIKFVKNIDRDSTFIVNKTITAEVLAIDENTGKTSTGTVYVEVPSFNENCPTIVLEKTTICSSRPSVVVSARALDNKYTGPYTFSLEEQPLKLPVVWSITTLNATSALLNAQQQVSPGTYTISLTVTDSQDRQCETPESLTLQVCQCDNRDTCGNSNGHKDPERIGGGSSWRLGPAAIGLIFLGLLLLLLAPLLLLICDCGMGSMGGVAGGFIPVPDGSEGTIHPWGIEGAQPEDKEITNIRVPPITANGADFMENSEVCMNTYAGGTVVEGASGMELSTKLGAATGSGAAAGFGTGTGLGIGSAGQSGTMRTRHSTGGTNKDYGEGAVSMNFLDSYFSQKAFACAEEDDTQEANDCLLIYDNEGMGAPSSPVGSVGCCSFIADELDDSFLDSLGPKFKKLAEISLGIDDEAKQSQPPTQEGHSRIEPCGYSIDIQQSESVRGQPVPGSQGASALPASSSVLQPAIAMPDPLQPGSYLVTETYSASGSLVQPSTTVFEPRLTQNVIVTERVICPIANAPGNLQTPAELXGSHNTISTEDPCSHLI, translated from the exons ATGACTTGGCTCCTTTTCAGAACATCAAGGGCTCTGGCCATGTTAATg GTGCTCCTATTGGTTCACGGAGAATTGCGAATAGAG ACAAAAGGTCAACATGGAGAAGATGAGACTGCGTTACAAGGCAAAAGGAGATATAAACGTGAATGGGTGAAATTTGCCAAAccctgcagagaaagagaagacaactCGAAAAGAAACCCAATTGCCAAA ATTACTTCAGATTTCCAAGCAACCCAGAAAATAACCTACCGAATTTCTGGAATGGGAATTGATCAACCCCCTTTTGGAATCTTTGTTGTTGACAAAAACACTGGAGAAATTAACATAACGGCCATAGTTGATCGCGAGGAAACTCCAAGCTTCCAG ATCACCTGTCACGCTCTGAATGCCCTAGGACAAGACGTAGAGAAACCACTTATATTAACAGTTAAAATTTTAGATGTCAATGACAATCCTCCAGTATTTTCACAAAGTACATTCATGggtgaaattgaagaaaacagtgCTTCAA ACTCGCTGGTGATGATACTAAATGCCACAGACGCAGATGAGCCAAACCACCTGAACTCTAAAATTGCCTTCAAAATTGTCTCTCAGGAACCTGCAGGCACACCCATGTTCCTCCTAAGCAGACACACTGGCGAAGTCCGTACTTTAACCAATTCTCTTGATCGAGAG CAAGTTAGCAGCTATCATCTTGTTGTGAGTGGTGCAGACAAAGACGGAGAAGGACTTTCAACTCAATGTGAATGTAGTATTAAAGTAAAAGATGTCAATGATAATTTCCCAATGTTCAGAGAATCTCAG TATTCAGTACAGATTGAGGAAAATACTTTAAGTTCTGAGTTGATTAGATTTCAAGTTACAGATTGGGATGAAGAATTCACAGATAATTGGCTTGCAGTGTATTTCTTTACCTCTGGAAATGAAGGGAATTGGTTTGAAATACAAACTGATCCCAGAACCAATGAAGGTATCCTGAAGGTGGTTAAG GCTCTAGATTATGAGCAACTACAAAATGTGCAACTTGGTATTGCTGTCAAAAACAAAGCTGAATTTCACCAATCAGTAATCTCTCAGTATCGAGTCCAGTCAACCCCAGTCATGGTTAAAGTGTTGAATGTGAAAGAAGGAATTATGTTCCATCCGGCTTCCAAGACATTTACTGTGCAGAAAGGCATAAGTACTAAAAAATTGGTCAATTATGTCCTGGGAACATATCAAGCCATGGATGAAGACACCAGAAAAGCTGCCTCATACGTCAA GTACATCATGGGACGTAATGATGGTGGTTTGCTATTCATTGATCCAAAAACTGCTCAAATCAAATTTGTCAAAAACATCGATCGGGATTCTACTTTCATAGTTAACAAGACAATCACAGCTGAGGTTCTGGCCATAGATG AAAACACAGGTAAAACTTCTACAGGCACCGTATATGTTGAAGTACCCAGTTTTAATGAAAACTGTCCAACAATCGTCCTTGAAAAGACAACAATTTGTAGTTCACGGCCTTCTGTGGTTGTCTCAGCTAGAGCACTAGACAATAAATATACTGGCCCCTACACATTTTCCCTGGAGGAGCAGCCTCTAAAATTGCCAGTTGTATGGAGTATCACAACACTCAATG CTACTTCCGCCCTCCTTAACGCCCAGCAGCAGGTGTCTCCTGGAACGTACACCATCTCGCTCACAGTTACCGACAGTCAGGACAGACAGTGTGAGACACCAGAGAGCCTGACTCTACAAGTCTGTCAGTGTGACAACAGGGACACCTGTGGAAATTCTAACGGGCACAAAGACCCTGAACGCATAGGTGGAGGCTCATCATGGAGGCTGGGACCTGCAGCCATTGGCCTGATCTTCCTTGGTCTTCTGCTGTTGCTAT TGGCCCCTCTTTTGCTGCTGATCTGTGACTGCGGGATGGGTTCTATGGGGGGAGTGGCAGGAGGATTTATCCCAGTTCCTGATGGTTCCGAAGGAACAATTCATCCGTGGGGAATCGAAGGAGCTCAACCTGAAGACAAG GAAATCACAAATATTCGTGTGCCGCCTATAACTGCCAATGGAGCCGATTTCATGGAAAATTCTG AAGTTTGTATGAATACATATGCTGGAGGGACAGTGGTGGAAGGAGCTTCGGGAATGGAACTGAGCACCAAGCTTGGAGCAGCTACAGGATCTGGGGCCGCTGCAGGATTCGGCACAGGCACCGGACTTGGCATTGGTTCTGCAGGACAGTCTGGAACGATGAGAACAAGGCATTCCACTGGAGGAACCAATAAGGACTATGGGGAAGGAGCAGTAAGCATGAATTTCCTGGACTCCTATTTTTCTCAG AAAGCATTTGCCTGTGCAGAAGAAGACGACACCCAGGAAGCAAATGACTGCTTGCTGATCTATGATAACGAAGGAATGGGTGCCCCCAGTTCTCCCGTGGGCTCCGTGGGTTGTTGCAGTTTTATTGCTGATGAGCTGGATGACAGCTTCTTGGACTCGCTTGGCCCCAAATTCAAAAAGCTTGCTGAGATTAGCCTCGGGATTGATGATGAAGCCAAACAATCTCAGCCACCTACCCAAGAAGGCCATTCTAGGATTGAACCCTGTGGCTATTCCATAGACATCCAACAGTCAGAATCCGTTAGGGGCCAGCCTGTGCCAGGCAGTCAAGGAGCTTCCGCTTTGCCTGCTTCCAGCTCTGTTCTCCAGCCAGCCATTGCCATGCCTGACCCTTTGCAGCCTGGTAGCTATTTGGTAACAGAGACTTACTCGGCCTCTGGTTCTCTCGTGCAACCTTCCACTACAGTCTTTGAGCCGCGTCTCACGCAAAATGTGATAGTGACAGAAAGAGTGATTTGTCCCATTGCCAATGCTCCTGGCAACCTACAAACCCCGGCAGAGCTATGAGGGTCACATAATACAATCAGTACAGAAGATCCTTGTTCCCATCTGATATGA